A region from the Drosophila takahashii strain IR98-3 E-12201 chromosome 2L, DtakHiC1v2, whole genome shotgun sequence genome encodes:
- the LOC108062435 gene encoding ras-related and estrogen-regulated growth inhibitor-like protein produces the protein MNATSPKSSLVKLGLHTNKQKTLKVMVLGQSGVGKTAMVVRFITRRFIGEYDPNLEKIYTCQTTLDKEQIQFDILDATGQLQELDGVSLESNIRWADAFILMYSITDKCSFDECSRLKFLINYNKRRRKLGSASKDYILDIPVILVGNKTDQPGDRMVSLEEGQRRFKELSCACFHEISVRESVDQVQNVFRDVFRFWRVFSKFPKLKRSTSDVANTDGVLTPDSGSCSFYDASSLGAGRRSFLVIGSACLEESSGDHTESTDEIASSSLSSSRSDIDAPFRSRASTDGTLLSRPRRWRYPPPGCLLPHTNRVERRMSISTRGSNASY, from the exons ATGAATGCCACCTCGCCAAAGTCATCGCTGGTCAAGTTGGGCCTGCATACCAACAAACAAAAGACTCTGAAGGTTATGGTCTTGGGCCAAAGTGGCGTGGGAAAAACGG CCATGGTGGTGCGTTTCATTACCCGACGCTTTATTGGCGAATATGATCCTAATTTGGAGAAGATTTACACCTGCCAAACCACGCTGGACAAGGAGCAAATCCAGTTTGACATTCTGGATGCCACCGGTCAGCTGCAA gAGCTAGATGGCGTTAGTCTGGAGTCTAATATTCGCTGGGCCGACGCCTTTATTCTTATGTATTCCATCACAGACAAGTGTTCCTTCGATGAGTGCAGTCGCTTAAAGTTCCTCatcaattacaacaaacgGAGACGCAAGTTGGGCTCGGCCAGTAAA GACTACATATTGGATATTCCTGTCATATTGGTGGGTAATAAGACAGATCAACCGGGGGATAGAATGGTGAGCTTAGAGGAAGGTCAGCGTCGGTTTAAAGAGCTATCCTGCGCCTGTTTTCATGAGATTTCCGTTAGGGAGAGTGTTGATCAG GTTCAGAACGTCTTTCGCGATGTTTTTCGCTTTTGGCGGGTCTTCAGTAAATTCCCAAAGCTCAAGCGCTCTACAAGCGATGTAGCCAATACGGATGGGGTGCTTACCCCCGATTCGGGATCCTGTTCCTTCTACGACGCCTCGTCCTTGGGCGCCGGTCGACGTTCCTTTCTGGTCATCGGAAGCGCCTGCTTGGAGGAGAGCAGTGGTGACCACACGGAGTCCACGGATGAGATTGCCAGCAGTAGTTTGAGCAGTTCGCGCAGCGATATCGATGCCCCTTTTCGAAGTAGAGCTTCAACGGATGGAACTCTGTTGTCGCGACCGCGGAGATGGAGGTATCCACCGCCAGGATGTTTATTGCCACACACGAATCGCGTGGAGCGACGGATGAGCATCTCCACCAGGGGCAGCAACGCCAGTTATTGA